In the genome of Carnobacterium viridans, one region contains:
- a CDS encoding ABC transporter ATP-binding protein — MFNTLKKYGWFFKLRWKSYSFGVSALIICAILQVMNPKIIGTIIDHFIAGTLNWKILIFWVSLILIFALIMYALRYGWRMALFGNSTLIESILRNRLFSFFTRMDSEFFHKYRTGDLMAHATNDLAAIRFVAADGVLTLTDALSLGGVTLFSMFFFIDWKLTLVSVLPLPILIIVSTYLGKMIHARYRGALRAFSSMNDHVQESVTGMKVLKTLGEEKEDLSAFKEETQHVVDENQRVYKLKAALNPSIEIVMGLTYVIALLVGGNYVQSGRISIGDLVAFISYIGMMQWPLLAVGGLINTLERGSAAYDRVDVLLAYTPSIVEIENPYRQALEGDIVFDIQSFTYPDDEKPVLTNISFHLAKGNMLGVVGRTGAGKSALYKLLLRDYDQYEGMISYNGINIKDYALESLKKGIAIVPQENFLFSTTIRENIRFGNPNLTQEEVEKYAKLANVHEDILQFPQGYDTEVGERGVSLSGGQKQRIAIARALAVEPDCLILDDSLSAVDAHTEEAILNSLKKERSNKTTIISAHRISSIMHADEIIVMEKGSISERGSHEQLIETKGWYRDMYQKQQLEKKLDGEGL, encoded by the coding sequence ATGTTTAATACGTTAAAAAAATATGGCTGGTTTTTTAAATTACGTTGGAAAAGCTATTCCTTTGGTGTTTCCGCGTTAATTATTTGTGCCATTCTACAAGTGATGAATCCTAAAATTATTGGAACCATCATTGACCACTTTATAGCTGGAACGTTAAATTGGAAGATTTTAATTTTTTGGGTGAGTTTGATCCTTATTTTTGCACTAATTATGTACGCCTTGCGTTATGGATGGAGAATGGCGTTATTTGGAAATTCAACATTGATTGAATCTATATTGCGTAATCGTTTGTTTTCATTTTTCACGCGTATGGATTCAGAATTTTTCCACAAATACCGGACAGGTGATTTGATGGCACATGCCACAAATGACTTGGCAGCTATCCGATTTGTTGCAGCAGATGGTGTATTGACGTTGACGGATGCCTTATCATTAGGTGGTGTAACACTCTTTTCAATGTTCTTTTTCATCGATTGGAAACTAACATTAGTGTCCGTTTTACCTCTACCTATATTGATCATTGTTTCAACGTATTTAGGGAAAATGATCCATGCACGTTATCGTGGTGCATTACGAGCTTTTTCATCAATGAATGACCATGTTCAAGAAAGTGTAACAGGAATGAAGGTCTTAAAAACGTTGGGTGAAGAAAAAGAAGATTTGTCTGCTTTTAAAGAAGAGACGCAACACGTTGTCGATGAGAATCAACGTGTCTACAAATTAAAAGCAGCTTTAAATCCAAGTATAGAAATTGTCATGGGGCTGACTTATGTGATTGCTTTATTAGTTGGTGGAAATTATGTTCAAAGTGGACGGATATCAATTGGAGATTTAGTAGCTTTTATCAGTTACATCGGTATGATGCAATGGCCGTTGCTCGCAGTAGGTGGACTAATCAATACTCTTGAAAGAGGAAGTGCAGCTTATGATAGAGTAGATGTTTTATTAGCTTATACCCCTTCTATTGTAGAAATAGAAAACCCTTATCGTCAAGCATTAGAGGGAGATATTGTTTTTGATATCCAATCGTTTACTTATCCAGATGATGAGAAACCTGTTTTAACCAATATTTCTTTTCACTTAGCAAAAGGAAATATGCTGGGAGTCGTTGGCAGAACGGGTGCTGGAAAGAGTGCACTCTATAAATTATTGTTACGCGATTACGATCAATATGAAGGAATGATTTCATATAACGGTATTAATATAAAGGACTATGCTTTAGAATCGCTAAAAAAAGGCATTGCAATCGTCCCACAAGAAAATTTTCTGTTTTCAACAACCATTAGAGAAAACATCCGATTTGGGAATCCGAATTTAACGCAAGAAGAAGTTGAAAAATATGCAAAATTAGCAAATGTTCACGAAGATATTTTACAATTTCCACAGGGGTACGATACCGAAGTGGGTGAACGAGGTGTTTCTTTATCTGGTGGACAAAAACAGCGTATTGCTATTGCTCGCGCTTTAGCAGTGGAGCCAGATTGTCTGATTCTAGATGATTCCTTATCAGCTGTAGATGCTCACACAGAAGAAGCTATTTTAAATTCATTGAAAAAAGAACGAAGCAACAAAACAACGATTATTTCTGCTCACCGCATCAGTTCAATCATGCACGCAGATGAAATCATCGTCATGGAAAAAGGAAGCATTAGTGAACGTGGTTCTCACGAGCAATTAATCGAAACAAAAGGTTGGTACCGTGATATGTATCAAAAACAACAGCTAGAGAAAAAATTAGATGGGGAGGGGTTATAA
- a CDS encoding FAD-dependent oxidoreductase produces the protein MKIIVIGSVASGTSVAAKARRNTEDAEIVVYDQGKDISYSVCGIPYQIGGEVEELSDLTPRNAEWFKKRYNVSVFTEHKVTKIDHTHKQVEVTNLVSGEKKVENYDVLVFATGASPFTPPPFNQKEYDNVFQVRNIQDARNIGAYSVKQPKKALIIGAGFIGLEMTEQLIHKGLEVTVVQLEDQVMPPMDADMTFRVEEHMREKGVNLILSDTVKTIEGETTIEKVITTNGVTIEPDIVILSAGVRPNTELAKEMGVELGASRAIAVNKKMQTNLPDVYAVGDVAESFSVITGKPIYRPLGSTANKMGRIAGDVITGGDLEHRGVLGTGIFRIFDLHVGQTGLTEKEAKKEGYDVEILYNIKPDHAEYLGGKELTIKALADKKNGRILGAQAIGQGGVDKRIDVIATAITFKAKAEDLFHLDLAYAPPFATTKDPILYTGMALDNALKRNPLMTPADLVQLQNTGETLQIVDTRSKKDFEKAHVKGAIHISLAELRERSAELDQSLVTITYCNKGVTGNAAQNVLIHHGFTKVYNLSGGNKNYQNYLKMMKLKK, from the coding sequence ATGAAAATTATTGTGATTGGATCCGTTGCTTCGGGTACATCTGTAGCAGCTAAAGCTCGAAGAAATACAGAGGATGCTGAAATTGTCGTTTATGATCAAGGAAAAGACATTTCTTATTCAGTTTGTGGAATTCCTTATCAAATTGGTGGAGAAGTGGAAGAATTAAGTGACTTAACGCCTAGAAATGCAGAGTGGTTCAAAAAGAGATACAATGTCTCAGTTTTCACAGAGCATAAAGTAACAAAGATTGATCATACCCACAAACAAGTAGAAGTGACAAATCTTGTTTCTGGAGAAAAGAAAGTAGAAAACTACGATGTATTAGTCTTTGCGACTGGGGCTTCTCCATTTACTCCACCTCCATTTAATCAAAAAGAGTATGATAATGTGTTCCAAGTTCGAAATATTCAAGACGCCCGAAATATTGGAGCTTATTCTGTTAAACAACCAAAAAAAGCGTTGATTATTGGTGCTGGATTTATTGGTTTAGAAATGACAGAACAATTGATTCATAAAGGACTGGAAGTAACAGTTGTTCAATTAGAAGATCAAGTGATGCCCCCAATGGACGCGGACATGACTTTCCGTGTAGAGGAGCATATGCGCGAGAAAGGCGTGAATTTGATCCTTAGTGATACTGTAAAAACGATTGAAGGAGAAACAACAATCGAGAAAGTTATTACGACAAATGGCGTTACAATTGAACCGGATATCGTTATCTTATCTGCAGGTGTACGCCCCAATACAGAATTAGCTAAAGAAATGGGAGTAGAACTTGGAGCTTCCAGAGCCATTGCGGTCAACAAAAAAATGCAAACCAATCTTCCAGATGTTTATGCAGTTGGAGATGTAGCCGAAAGCTTCTCCGTTATTACAGGAAAACCTATCTATCGTCCACTGGGCTCAACGGCTAATAAAATGGGTCGGATTGCTGGAGATGTTATTACTGGTGGCGATTTAGAGCATCGAGGAGTATTAGGAACAGGGATCTTTAGAATCTTTGATCTACATGTTGGTCAAACAGGATTAACCGAAAAAGAAGCAAAAAAAGAAGGTTATGATGTTGAAATTTTATATAATATCAAGCCAGACCATGCCGAGTATTTAGGTGGGAAAGAATTAACCATCAAAGCATTAGCAGATAAAAAAAACGGTCGCATTCTAGGTGCGCAAGCTATTGGTCAAGGTGGCGTCGACAAACGAATCGACGTCATCGCAACAGCCATTACCTTTAAAGCAAAAGCTGAAGATTTATTCCATTTAGATTTGGCTTACGCTCCACCATTTGCGACAACGAAAGACCCTATTCTTTATACGGGCATGGCGTTAGATAATGCCTTAAAACGTAATCCGTTGATGACACCAGCTGATTTAGTGCAACTTCAAAATACAGGTGAGACTCTGCAAATCGTTGATACACGTTCAAAAAAGGATTTTGAAAAGGCTCATGTTAAAGGAGCGATTCATATTTCTCTGGCTGAATTAAGAGAGAGAAGTGCAGAGTTGGATCAATCTTTAGTAACAATTACCTACTGCAATAAAGGCGTTACAGGTAATGCTGCTCAAAATGTACTGATCCATCATGGATTTACAAAAGTGTACAACTTATCAGGTGGAAATAAAAATTATCAAAATTATCTCAAAATGATGAAACTAAAAAAATAA
- a CDS encoding ArsR/SmtB family transcription factor → MDYESYAKVMKALSDPKRVQIIDMLSNGELCACDILEQFDFTQPTLSHHIKVLLNAGLVTVEKIGTWHHYSLNEKCIDQLVSDTSQLTSATTQQIGGENS, encoded by the coding sequence ATGGACTATGAATCTTATGCAAAAGTGATGAAAGCTTTGTCTGATCCTAAACGTGTACAAATAATAGATATGCTTTCTAATGGTGAGTTATGTGCTTGCGATATTCTGGAGCAATTTGATTTTACACAGCCTACGTTATCTCATCATATAAAAGTTCTTTTAAATGCAGGTTTAGTTACAGTAGAAAAAATTGGAACATGGCATCACTATTCATTAAATGAAAAGTGTATTGATCAACTAGTATCTGATACTAGTCAACTTACTTCTGCAACTACACAGCAAATAGGAGGAGAAAATTCATGA
- the topB gene encoding type IA DNA topoisomerase yields the protein MGHTVILAEKPSQAQAYAESFGKFSKKDGYIVLNPSNDVITWGFGHLVELASPEEYKDEWKKWNMKELPIIPETFKFKVGQGKAKQFNVVKKLLKEADQIIIATDSDREGENIARSIINQAKAGNKEIKRLWINSLESDEIQKGFSDLRDGKEFYSSYVEAQTRQISDWLVGINLSRMYTLSLQKKGINEGVFSVGRVQTPTLYMIYTRQKQIENFIPEPFFELHATVKAENGLFKAKYSKKFSTKKELQELIKKHGLLASNPGVISSVETKRISQPSPFLFSLSDLQSLVNKKYKVSPSDTLKHVQSLYEAKLVSYPRSDCRYITDSEFRYLLERIEGYQGILNHTIKEPNTSKRKRYVDGSKVQEHYAIIPTKKVPTQKALEKLPSIQKEIYFTILKRTMAMFETDYKYDETTVTVDIKTVPFISKGKVILDKGWQRLEYGASKKSDKETTGELPLVKKGESVEADLNTSEGFTSPPKTYTEGTLITAMKTCGKELENEEEKEILKATEGIGTEATRANVLETLKKQHYIEIQKNNVTVTQKGEILCQAVENTLLSSPEMTAKWETYLKKIKNEDGTQQAFLDSIQKFIAHTLDSSAQVIEKNDWSTHTKSISHLSQKAIGKCPVCGQMMIDKGKFYGCSGYSNGCTFTLPKRYVGKTLSEATLKKLLNTRETQLLKGFKKKTGQTFSAALILTEDNKLLFKPYEKTEKK from the coding sequence ATGGGACATACAGTAATACTTGCAGAGAAACCTTCCCAAGCGCAGGCTTATGCGGAGTCTTTTGGAAAATTTTCAAAAAAAGACGGGTATATTGTTTTAAACCCATCTAATGACGTGATTACTTGGGGATTTGGACACTTAGTCGAATTGGCTTCTCCAGAGGAATACAAGGATGAATGGAAGAAATGGAACATGAAAGAGCTGCCTATTATTCCAGAAACATTTAAGTTTAAAGTGGGACAGGGAAAAGCCAAGCAATTTAATGTCGTAAAAAAATTGTTAAAAGAAGCTGATCAAATCATCATCGCTACCGATAGTGATCGCGAAGGAGAAAATATTGCGCGTTCGATCATCAATCAGGCAAAAGCGGGGAATAAAGAAATTAAACGATTATGGATCAATTCACTTGAATCTGATGAAATCCAAAAAGGTTTTTCTGATTTAAGAGATGGAAAAGAATTTTATTCTTCCTACGTTGAAGCCCAAACACGGCAAATAAGTGATTGGTTGGTGGGGATTAATTTATCTCGTATGTATACTCTCTCTTTGCAGAAAAAAGGCATCAACGAAGGAGTATTCAGTGTCGGACGCGTTCAAACACCGACGCTTTATATGATTTATACGCGCCAGAAACAGATTGAAAACTTTATTCCAGAACCATTTTTCGAATTACATGCAACAGTAAAAGCTGAAAATGGACTATTTAAAGCCAAGTACAGTAAGAAATTCTCAACGAAAAAAGAACTGCAAGAATTAATCAAAAAACACGGTTTACTGGCTAGCAATCCTGGTGTGATTTCTTCTGTTGAAACTAAAAGGATATCACAGCCTTCGCCATTTCTGTTTTCATTAAGTGATTTACAAAGTTTAGTAAACAAAAAATATAAGGTGAGCCCTTCAGATACATTGAAACATGTACAGTCGCTTTATGAGGCTAAATTAGTCAGTTATCCCAGAAGTGATTGCAGATACATCACTGATTCAGAGTTTCGGTATTTGTTAGAAAGAATAGAAGGGTATCAAGGTATATTAAACCACACCATTAAAGAGCCAAATACAAGCAAACGAAAACGCTATGTAGACGGTTCAAAGGTTCAAGAGCATTATGCTATTATTCCAACTAAAAAAGTACCTACACAAAAAGCATTGGAGAAGCTGCCATCTATTCAAAAAGAAATTTACTTTACTATTTTAAAGCGAACAATGGCTATGTTTGAGACAGACTATAAATATGATGAAACAACTGTCACTGTAGACATTAAAACTGTTCCGTTTATAAGCAAAGGAAAGGTGATATTGGATAAAGGTTGGCAGCGATTAGAATATGGTGCAAGCAAAAAGTCGGATAAAGAAACAACTGGTGAATTACCGTTAGTAAAAAAAGGGGAGTCAGTAGAAGCAGATCTAAATACTTCAGAGGGATTTACTTCGCCACCGAAAACTTACACAGAAGGTACGTTGATTACCGCAATGAAAACGTGCGGCAAAGAATTAGAGAATGAAGAAGAAAAAGAGATCTTAAAGGCAACAGAAGGTATTGGAACAGAAGCAACAAGAGCGAATGTTTTAGAAACCCTTAAAAAGCAGCACTATATAGAGATTCAAAAAAATAATGTGACGGTTACTCAAAAAGGGGAAATCTTGTGCCAAGCTGTCGAAAATACCCTTCTAAGTAGTCCTGAAATGACGGCTAAGTGGGAAACCTATCTAAAGAAAATTAAAAATGAAGATGGCACCCAACAAGCTTTCTTAGACAGTATTCAAAAATTTATTGCTCATACCTTAGATTCAAGTGCACAAGTTATTGAAAAGAACGATTGGTCAACTCATACCAAAAGTATCAGCCATTTGTCGCAGAAGGCAATTGGAAAGTGTCCAGTTTGTGGACAGATGATGATCGACAAAGGAAAGTTTTATGGCTGTAGTGGCTATAGCAATGGTTGCACCTTCACTTTGCCCAAAAGGTACGTAGGGAAAACACTTTCTGAAGCAACACTTAAAAAGTTACTTAATACGAGAGAAACGCAGCTTTTAAAAGGATTTAAGAAAAAAACGGGTCAAACATTTTCAGCTGCCCTTATACTGACAGAAGACAACAAGTTATTGTTTAAACCTTATGAAAAAACAGAAAAGAAATGA
- a CDS encoding glycerophosphodiester phosphodiesterase, whose protein sequence is MQNKPLILAHRGFSGKYPENTMLSFEKAYEYGADGVELDVQLSKDGIPMIIHDSAVDRTTNGSGKISDLSLKEIRFLNAAATFTQFGKQTIPTLEEYFEWVQNKRFITNIELKTYEDEYEGIEQKVIQLINQYDMAEKIVLSSFNYQTIARVKTLAPRLKCGFLTIDYQTLEQAKEFIPDLLIEQLTLNVPSRLIDYAEALGVEYLHPNYRSFSPDTAKQITDRGLGINIWTVNEESDMQQLLTDNVNSIITNYPDRLKSVMNKEKAIVIPTKNKIC, encoded by the coding sequence ATGCAAAATAAACCATTAATCTTAGCTCATCGTGGATTCAGCGGAAAATACCCTGAAAATACGATGTTATCTTTTGAAAAAGCATATGAATATGGAGCCGATGGAGTAGAATTGGATGTACAACTGTCTAAAGATGGGATACCAATGATTATTCACGATTCTGCAGTAGACCGAACGACCAATGGATCAGGTAAAATTTCTGACTTATCCCTCAAAGAAATACGGTTTTTAAATGCAGCTGCTACTTTTACTCAATTCGGTAAGCAAACTATTCCAACTTTAGAAGAATATTTTGAATGGGTGCAAAATAAAAGATTCATAACAAATATTGAATTAAAAACCTACGAAGATGAGTATGAAGGTATTGAGCAAAAAGTTATTCAACTTATCAATCAATACGATATGGCAGAAAAAATTGTGTTGTCTTCTTTCAATTATCAAACAATTGCGCGAGTTAAAACTTTGGCTCCTAGATTAAAATGTGGATTCTTGACAATTGATTATCAAACTCTGGAACAAGCAAAAGAATTCATCCCAGATTTATTGATTGAACAGCTTACACTGAATGTTCCTTCAAGACTGATTGATTATGCTGAAGCTTTAGGGGTTGAATATTTGCACCCGAATTATCGCAGCTTTAGCCCCGACACCGCGAAGCAAATAACGGATAGAGGTCTAGGTATAAATATCTGGACTGTCAATGAAGAATCAGATATGCAACAATTATTGACAGATAATGTAAACTCCATTATCACTAACTATCCTGATCGCTTGAAAAGTGTGATGAATAAAGAAAAAGCGATAGTTATCCCCACAAAAAATAAGATATGTTGA
- a CDS encoding ABC transporter ATP-binding protein → MSEVLLRQVEKKYDKDVLAVKGINLEIKDKEFIVFVGPSGCGKSTTLRMIAGLEEITGGGLYFGDKLVNHIPPKDRDIAMVFQNYALYPHMTIYDNIAFSLKMKKKRKAEIDDLVRGAAKVLELEEYLDRKPAALSGGQRQRVALGRAMVRKPQVFLLDEPLSNLDAKLRVAMRTEIVKLHRKLQTTFIYVTHDQTEAMTMGDRIVVMRDGAIEQVDTPTNLYAFPETKFVAEFIGSPKMNLFETTIERTADEIAIQMDGKKMAIGQSVVNRLRRPLESGDKVFVGIRPEVFKVAHATDDNTLHALVENTEMMGSDTHIYFSIEEAALNVRIDPSYIIEYGDTVHLQVDMDNIHLFDAETEQTLLNRYV, encoded by the coding sequence ATGTCTGAGGTACTATTGAGACAAGTGGAAAAGAAATACGATAAGGACGTATTAGCCGTAAAGGGTATTAATTTGGAAATTAAAGATAAAGAATTTATTGTCTTTGTTGGACCATCTGGTTGTGGGAAATCGACCACCTTAAGAATGATTGCCGGACTGGAAGAGATAACTGGTGGCGGATTGTACTTTGGAGATAAGCTAGTCAATCATATACCGCCAAAAGATCGTGATATCGCCATGGTATTTCAAAATTATGCCTTATATCCTCATATGACCATCTATGATAATATTGCGTTCTCTTTAAAAATGAAAAAAAAGAGAAAAGCAGAAATTGATGATCTGGTTCGCGGCGCAGCTAAAGTCCTTGAACTTGAAGAGTATCTCGACCGGAAACCGGCTGCTTTATCTGGTGGACAACGGCAGCGGGTCGCTCTAGGAAGAGCAATGGTACGTAAACCACAGGTGTTTTTACTGGATGAACCCTTATCTAATCTAGATGCCAAATTGCGAGTAGCCATGCGAACGGAAATTGTGAAGTTGCACCGTAAATTGCAAACAACATTTATTTATGTGACGCATGATCAAACTGAAGCGATGACAATGGGAGACCGGATCGTTGTGATGCGAGATGGTGCTATCGAGCAAGTGGATACACCGACAAACTTATATGCATTTCCAGAAACAAAATTTGTTGCTGAATTTATCGGAAGTCCAAAAATGAATCTTTTCGAAACAACAATTGAAAGGACAGCAGACGAAATCGCGATACAAATGGATGGAAAAAAGATGGCCATTGGACAGTCTGTGGTAAATCGATTAAGACGACCACTTGAAAGTGGAGATAAAGTCTTTGTGGGCATACGACCTGAAGTCTTTAAAGTTGCCCATGCAACTGACGACAACACACTTCATGCACTAGTCGAAAACACTGAAATGATGGGAAGCGACACACATATCTACTTTAGTATCGAAGAAGCTGCACTTAATGTCCGTATTGACCCTAGTTATATAATCGAATACGGGGACACGGTTCATTTGCAAGTTGATATGGATAATATTCATTTATTTGATGCAGAAACGGAACAAACGTTGTTAAATCGGTATGTCTAA
- a CDS encoding ABC transporter substrate-binding protein, whose product MKKKSFMSLLALTATTALTLAACGGTSTADSEETAKTTDESTVSTTATGEGQSITFWHAMGGEAGVALEEIVADFNKENDKGITVTSEFQGTYDDTITKLKSASLGNMGADLVQIYEIGSRYMMDSDFIIPMQEFVDNEGYDLSQIEPNIAAYYTVDDSLYSMPFNSSTPVVYYNKDMFENAGIENAPETLAEIGEMQEALTTDGGADMAISLQIYGWFIEQFTSKQGLEFVNNGNGRDAAATEVEFVKNDAMVNILTEWNELYESGAAPNVGRQGGQPEFVAGQSAMTIGSTASLKTILNEVDGEFEVGTAYLPAISETDEGGVSIGGASLWALDNEDPEKAQAVWEFTKYMISPEVQAEWNKATGYFPITTAAHEEEVFKNNIAEFPQFQTAIDQLHDSNPESQGAFLSVYPEARQIVEKEIENMLNGAVTPEAAATAMEEQINTAIENYNLVNEAE is encoded by the coding sequence ATGAAAAAGAAATCATTTATGAGTTTATTAGCTTTAACAGCAACAACTGCACTAACATTAGCAGCTTGCGGAGGAACTTCAACTGCTGATTCAGAAGAAACAGCAAAAACAACGGATGAATCAACGGTATCAACAACAGCTACTGGTGAAGGCCAATCGATTACTTTCTGGCATGCGATGGGTGGAGAAGCAGGTGTTGCTCTTGAAGAAATTGTAGCAGATTTTAATAAAGAAAATGATAAAGGGATTACCGTAACATCTGAATTTCAAGGAACATATGATGATACAATCACAAAATTAAAAAGTGCTTCATTAGGTAATATGGGGGCAGATTTAGTACAGATCTATGAAATCGGCTCACGGTATATGATGGACTCGGATTTCATTATTCCGATGCAAGAATTTGTTGATAATGAAGGATATGATCTTTCTCAAATTGAACCGAATATTGCGGCTTATTACACCGTAGATGATAGCCTTTATTCAATGCCATTCAACTCCTCAACACCGGTTGTTTATTACAACAAAGATATGTTCGAGAATGCCGGGATTGAAAATGCTCCTGAAACGTTAGCAGAAATCGGAGAGATGCAAGAAGCTCTAACAACTGATGGCGGAGCTGACATGGCTATTTCATTACAAATTTATGGTTGGTTCATCGAACAATTCACCTCAAAACAAGGATTAGAATTTGTTAATAATGGCAATGGACGTGATGCTGCAGCGACAGAAGTTGAATTCGTCAAAAATGACGCTATGGTGAATATCTTAACAGAATGGAATGAATTATATGAATCTGGTGCTGCTCCTAATGTAGGACGTCAAGGTGGACAACCAGAATTTGTTGCAGGACAATCTGCGATGACGATTGGATCAACAGCCAGTCTGAAAACCATTTTGAATGAAGTTGATGGAGAATTTGAAGTTGGTACGGCTTATCTTCCAGCTATTTCTGAAACAGACGAAGGCGGCGTTTCTATTGGAGGCGCATCGCTTTGGGCGCTAGACAATGAAGATCCAGAAAAGGCGCAAGCTGTTTGGGAGTTCACTAAATACATGATTTCACCAGAAGTGCAAGCTGAATGGAACAAAGCAACTGGTTATTTCCCAATCACAACTGCAGCACATGAAGAAGAAGTGTTCAAAAATAATATTGCTGAATTCCCACAATTCCAAACAGCTATTGATCAATTACATGATTCTAATCCAGAATCACAAGGCGCATTTTTAAGTGTTTATCCTGAAGCGAGACAAATCGTTGAAAAAGAAATTGAAAATATGTTGAATGGGGCAGTTACACCTGAAGCAGCTGCAACAGCAATGGAAGAACAAATTAATACCGCCATTGAAAACTACAATTTAGTAAATGAAGCAGAATAA
- a CDS encoding carbohydrate ABC transporter permease: protein MATNVQENNSFTLDEEQESLLRKHKRTQKIKKTVLLGANLMVVVVVLFPLLYAVSMSLKAPSEIYTSELNFFPGALQFSNYKDVFAIAPLGQYIFNSFVVAIAITAGQLVSGALAAFSFHFLKIKGGEILFALVMATMMVPGEATIISNYLQVSNWGWLDSYKVLIIPYLTSATTIFLFRQFYKSFPISLYESAKIDGCSNIGFIFRILLPLTKPAIGAVAVNGFINAWNMYMWPLLVSGSDNYRTVQIGVSMMNSVDSQSIVLMLAGVVICLIPSLVIFIFGQKSLVKGMFSGSVKG from the coding sequence ATGGCCACGAATGTTCAAGAAAACAACTCATTTACATTGGATGAAGAACAGGAGTCCTTACTGAGGAAACACAAACGGACCCAAAAAATTAAAAAAACAGTTTTATTAGGTGCAAATCTGATGGTTGTTGTGGTTGTATTGTTTCCGCTGTTGTATGCGGTCAGTATGTCACTCAAAGCGCCAAGTGAAATCTACACATCTGAACTAAACTTTTTCCCTGGTGCACTACAATTTTCCAATTACAAGGATGTTTTTGCTATTGCTCCACTAGGACAATACATTTTCAATTCTTTTGTAGTAGCGATAGCGATAACAGCGGGACAATTGGTTTCGGGTGCATTAGCAGCTTTTTCTTTCCACTTTTTAAAAATAAAAGGGGGAGAAATCCTATTTGCCTTAGTTATGGCAACTATGATGGTGCCTGGTGAAGCCACCATTATTTCAAATTATCTCCAAGTAAGCAATTGGGGTTGGCTGGATAGTTATAAGGTTTTGATTATTCCGTATTTAACTTCAGCTACGACTATCTTTTTATTCAGGCAATTTTACAAAAGTTTCCCAATATCATTATATGAATCAGCTAAAATTGATGGCTGCAGCAATATCGGTTTTATCTTCCGAATTTTGTTGCCGTTGACCAAGCCGGCAATTGGTGCAGTAGCAGTAAATGGTTTCATCAATGCTTGGAATATGTATATGTGGCCGCTGCTTGTATCAGGATCAGACAATTATCGAACGGTTCAAATCGGGGTCAGTATGATGAACAGCGTTGATTCTCAATCCATTGTACTCATGTTGGCTGGTGTCGTTATTTGTTTGATTCCATCATTAGTTATATTCATTTTTGGTCAAAAGTCATTGGTTAAAGGAATGTTTTCAGGTTCAGTTAAAGGATAA